In Reichenbachiella agarivorans, one genomic interval encodes:
- a CDS encoding SiaB family protein kinase, with the protein MNDISQSMLGAFDEWKEEQRKKTEMIDQAKKGTKSSEEVNSVSSFDLYNRIYNENILLMYKGAITFDLVTSVIETLDRKVAQVETDKKVQKLFYSAAVEVVHNLYHHMDEIKGQFDGVSDYDAKSGLITVLAKEKYYNILTGNFIPTKNTYDLKAKIDEVNTTDKDGLRALYKETLSNGQFSDKGTAGLGLIQLARKTGEKLNYKFDKVNSEYSYFTFQIKINRF; encoded by the coding sequence ATGAATGATATATCACAAAGCATGCTTGGGGCGTTTGACGAATGGAAAGAGGAACAACGGAAAAAAACAGAAATGATCGATCAGGCAAAAAAAGGGACTAAGTCCAGTGAAGAGGTCAATAGTGTCAGTAGTTTTGATTTATACAACAGGATATACAATGAGAATATTCTGTTGATGTACAAAGGCGCGATTACGTTTGACTTGGTGACATCAGTGATAGAGACTCTTGACCGCAAAGTAGCGCAGGTAGAAACTGATAAAAAAGTGCAGAAACTGTTTTACAGCGCTGCAGTGGAAGTGGTACACAACCTGTATCATCACATGGACGAAATCAAAGGACAGTTCGATGGCGTATCAGATTATGATGCAAAATCTGGATTGATCACCGTGCTAGCCAAAGAAAAGTACTACAATATCTTGACTGGCAATTTTATTCCTACCAAAAACACCTATGATCTGAAAGCCAAAATTGATGAGGTCAATACCACTGACAAGGATGGTTTGAGAGCCCTGTATAAGGAAACGCTCAGCAATGGACAATTCTCTGACAAAGGAACGGCTGGCCTAGGACTGATTCAATTGGCTCGAAAAACAGGAGAAAAATTGAATTATAAGTTTGACAAGGTAAACAGTGAATACTCATATTTCACTTTTCAAATTAAGATCAACAGATTTTAG
- the pyk gene encoding pyruvate kinase, whose product MQSKRAKIIATLGPASQDKETIKKLIHAGADVFRLNFSHGTHQDHLERINTINEVNEELGTNVCKLQDLQGPKIRIGEMENGGAEIVPGQKLTIITEDILGTSERVSTTYKPLATDVVKGDYILIDDGNLQIRVLSTDGKEVVTEVIHGGMLKSRKGINLPDTAISSPSLTEKDREDLEFGLDHDVEWVALSFVRNAKDIEELREIITKRGKTTKIIAKIEKPEAVADIDAIIEATDAIMVARGDLGVEVQMEDVPPIQKSIVRKCNNLGKPVIVATQMLESMTDNPRPTRAEANDVANSIYDGADTVMLSAESASGKFPVESVQSMAKCIAAIEKSSDFVFNKYWEDSGRKDLGANSLLVSSACRLSKAVGAKAIIGMTKSGYTGLSLAKNRPEADIYIFTDDKQMLRTLNLVWGIKGFYYDSQHPIDVTFDDLVNILKEKGHLKTGDTYITTASMPLHWQSKTNTMKVDVVK is encoded by the coding sequence ATGCAATCAAAAAGGGCAAAAATCATCGCTACTTTAGGGCCGGCGAGCCAAGACAAGGAAACGATCAAAAAGCTAATTCATGCTGGAGCGGACGTTTTTAGGTTGAACTTCTCTCATGGTACTCACCAAGATCACCTTGAAAGAATCAACACGATTAATGAAGTCAATGAAGAGTTGGGGACGAATGTATGCAAGTTGCAAGATTTGCAGGGTCCTAAAATTAGAATTGGTGAAATGGAGAATGGAGGTGCTGAGATAGTACCGGGTCAAAAATTAACCATTATTACCGAAGATATCTTGGGTACTAGCGAGAGAGTAAGTACGACTTACAAGCCGCTAGCAACCGATGTGGTCAAAGGTGATTACATCTTGATTGATGATGGAAATCTACAAATCCGAGTTTTGTCTACTGATGGCAAGGAAGTAGTCACTGAAGTAATCCACGGGGGTATGTTGAAATCTCGAAAAGGAATCAACTTGCCAGATACAGCTATTTCTTCTCCCTCTCTTACAGAGAAAGACAGAGAAGATCTAGAGTTTGGATTGGATCATGATGTGGAGTGGGTAGCCTTGTCTTTCGTGAGAAATGCCAAGGATATCGAAGAACTCAGAGAGATCATCACCAAGAGAGGTAAAACTACTAAGATCATCGCAAAGATAGAGAAACCAGAGGCAGTAGCAGATATCGATGCGATCATCGAAGCAACAGATGCCATCATGGTAGCGCGTGGAGATCTAGGAGTAGAAGTCCAAATGGAAGATGTGCCTCCAATCCAAAAAAGCATTGTCAGAAAATGCAACAATCTAGGGAAACCTGTAATCGTGGCTACTCAGATGCTGGAAAGTATGACTGATAATCCTCGTCCTACAAGAGCAGAAGCCAATGACGTGGCAAATTCTATCTATGACGGAGCAGATACTGTGATGTTGTCAGCAGAGTCTGCATCAGGTAAGTTTCCGGTAGAATCTGTTCAAAGTATGGCTAAGTGTATTGCAGCTATCGAAAAATCATCTGATTTTGTATTCAATAAGTACTGGGAAGATTCAGGAAGAAAGGATTTAGGAGCAAATAGTCTTTTGGTGAGTTCGGCTTGTAGATTGAGCAAGGCGGTTGGAGCTAAAGCAATCATCGGCATGACCAAATCAGGATATACAGGGTTGAGTTTGGCGAAAAACAGACCAGAAGCTGATATCTATATTTTCACTGATGACAAGCAAATGTTGAGAACACTCAACTTAGTTTGGGGTATCAAAGGGTTTTATTATGACTCTCAACACCCGATTGATGTGACATTTGATGACTTAGTCAATATTTTGAAAGAAAAAGGACATTTGAAAACAGGTGATACTTATATCACGACAGCTTCTATGCCATTGCATTGGCAGTCCAAAACAAATACAATGAAAGTCGATGTGGTAAAATAA
- a CDS encoding dihydrolipoyl dehydrogenase family protein yields MEKYDVCVIGGGPAGYAAAMRAVDFKKRVLLVEKHKIGGVGLHNGALSSKTWWELSREALALRSHCKTTSLPIPSYNFQTLKAEVDKAIDGRRELLEHHMHNINVNSSDEYFHFKRGLAKVVGPNIVSIQQNDGEDLEIKADNIILATGSRPRKLDNIPIDEEIILTSDGIENLKEFPKSMVIVGAGVIGCEYATIFSNFGQTKVYMIDKGNRILPFEDEDVVSIIERNLESKDVTIHRNSQLIDMKIENGMVVYTLEYNNGSKEIFHVEKALVSVGRLPNYENLISGSIHIDKDNRGIIDELTQTSIPNIYAVGDITADIALVNVGELEGRYAVEKIFGHPKRPLNYENISTIMFLAPEVAGVGINEVKAKELGIPYKMVCLDYSCISRAIAMRNTNGFIKIIVSKDEEMRILGMRVIGEHASSAIEAVALLISMGKGIEELAELIHPHPSIIEGIQECVRMLLNKSMLKPGVLRHAMRCTSCENGEVRDVEFV; encoded by the coding sequence ATGGAGAAATATGATGTCTGTGTTATAGGCGGGGGACCCGCTGGATACGCAGCGGCGATGAGAGCTGTTGATTTCAAAAAGCGAGTATTATTAGTAGAAAAGCATAAGATTGGAGGAGTAGGACTTCACAATGGAGCCTTGTCGAGCAAAACCTGGTGGGAACTATCTAGGGAAGCACTTGCACTCCGTTCCCATTGCAAAACAACCAGTCTACCAATCCCTAGCTACAATTTCCAAACCTTAAAAGCCGAAGTGGACAAAGCCATCGATGGCCGACGTGAATTACTAGAGCACCATATGCACAACATCAATGTCAATAGCAGCGATGAGTATTTTCATTTCAAACGTGGACTAGCCAAAGTAGTGGGACCAAACATTGTCTCTATTCAGCAAAACGATGGCGAAGACCTAGAAATAAAAGCTGACAACATCATCTTGGCCACTGGCAGTAGACCTAGGAAACTTGACAACATCCCAATCGATGAAGAAATCATCCTGACCAGTGACGGGATCGAAAACCTCAAGGAATTTCCAAAAAGCATGGTAATCGTGGGTGCTGGCGTGATCGGGTGTGAGTACGCGACGATCTTCTCCAACTTTGGACAGACCAAAGTGTACATGATAGACAAAGGCAATAGAATCCTACCCTTTGAAGACGAAGATGTCGTAAGTATCATCGAAAGAAATCTGGAAAGCAAAGACGTGACCATACACCGAAACTCTCAGTTGATTGACATGAAGATTGAAAATGGCATGGTCGTCTATACGCTAGAGTACAACAACGGGTCCAAAGAAATTTTTCATGTCGAAAAAGCTTTGGTTTCAGTGGGTCGATTGCCCAATTATGAAAACCTGATTTCTGGATCGATCCATATTGACAAAGACAACAGAGGCATCATAGATGAACTCACCCAGACATCAATCCCCAACATATATGCCGTAGGCGATATCACTGCTGATATCGCTTTGGTCAATGTAGGAGAACTAGAAGGTAGATATGCTGTGGAAAAAATATTTGGACACCCTAAACGTCCCTTAAACTACGAAAACATCTCTACAATAATGTTTTTGGCTCCAGAGGTAGCAGGCGTGGGTATCAACGAGGTAAAAGCCAAAGAACTGGGCATCCCCTACAAAATGGTCTGCTTGGACTATAGCTGTATCTCACGAGCAATTGCCATGCGCAACACCAATGGTTTCATCAAGATCATCGTATCCAAAGATGAAGAAATGCGCATATTAGGCATGCGCGTAATCGGCGAACATGCATCCAGTGCCATCGAGGCTGTTGCTTTGCTCATCTCTATGGGCAAAGGAATCGAAGAACTGGCAGAACTAATCCACCCTCACCCGTCCATTATAGAAGGTATCCAAGAGTGTGTACGCATGCTTCTCAATAAATCCATGCTAAAACCTGGTGTACTCAGACACGCCATGCGATGCACGAGTTGTGAAAACGGCGAAGTAAGAGATGTAGAGTTCGTATAA
- a CDS encoding IPExxxVDY family protein → MSTVKRLKLHTNYSFDFHLIGIISKSKEYTVSWAINQALGIVLRKEVDLEIEMKSSGVMRVSNYTYENELLKFSLLSNTLITGPMATQKLLVPSLGSFDYLLKIEELEEISDLDVIFNQLRNTDKIDSLVKLDVNKIKEKESFLF, encoded by the coding sequence ATGTCTACGGTGAAAAGGCTTAAACTACATACAAATTATAGTTTTGACTTCCATCTGATTGGCATAATTTCAAAATCCAAAGAATACACAGTCTCCTGGGCTATCAATCAAGCTTTGGGCATTGTGCTAAGAAAAGAAGTGGATTTAGAGATAGAGATGAAAAGTAGTGGCGTGATGCGCGTGTCGAATTATACCTACGAAAATGAATTGTTGAAATTCTCATTGCTATCCAATACACTGATTACTGGACCAATGGCGACCCAAAAACTACTTGTTCCGTCACTAGGAAGCTTTGATTATTTATTGAAAATAGAAGAACTGGAGGAGATTTCAGACTTGGATGTGATATTTAATCAACTGAGGAATACCGACAAGATTGATTCCTTAGTGAAATTGGACGTGAACAAGATTAAAGAAAAGGAGAGTTTTTTATTTTAA
- a CDS encoding paraquat-inducible protein A, whose product MLKRNIVALVLTIISLAILYPGLTFPILQITVSADLPILGKTTFYEQTQSILQTVETLYKTNNKFVASLIFLFSVVVPATKGVIVLSVLLIKDFKLKYKLYKFVHSIGKWSMADVFAVAVFMAFLSAQSNSSVEAVLHQGFFYFASYCLISLLGLQFIKIAEPA is encoded by the coding sequence ATGCTCAAACGAAACATTGTAGCACTAGTCTTGACGATCATTTCGTTGGCGATACTCTACCCAGGTCTTACTTTTCCAATTTTGCAAATTACAGTTTCTGCAGATTTGCCAATTCTGGGGAAAACTACCTTTTACGAACAGACTCAAAGCATACTTCAGACTGTAGAGACTTTGTATAAGACGAACAATAAATTTGTAGCGTCTTTGATTTTTTTATTCAGTGTGGTGGTACCAGCTACCAAGGGGGTGATTGTATTGTCGGTATTGCTGATCAAAGATTTTAAACTGAAATACAAGCTGTACAAGTTTGTCCACTCGATAGGGAAGTGGTCGATGGCTGATGTGTTTGCTGTGGCTGTTTTTATGGCCTTTCTATCAGCACAGTCCAATAGCTCAGTAGAGGCAGTCTTGCATCAGGGATTCTTTTACTTTGCTTCCTACTGTTTGATCTCACTTTTGGGACTGCAGTTTATCAAAATAGCTGAGCCTGCCTAA